The Nocardia sp. NBC_01503 sequence CAGGCATTCGTCGGCGACCTTGCACTGCTGCTCGGTGAGCCACCATTTGGCCTTGGCCGCGGTGGGGACGTCGAGTTCGCCGCGCAGGTGCTTGTTGACGCAGTCGTCGGTGAAGGACCAGGCGATGGACTTGATGGTGTCGCATTCGGCGAGGGTGAACTGGGTGTTCTGGAAGGCGAATACCGGCTTGCCGAAGGCTTCGCGCTCCTTGGTGTAGGCCAGAGTGACCTCCACCGTCTTCTCGATCGCGGCGGCCGCGATCACGGCCAGGATCAGTCGCTCCTGGGGGAGTTGCTGCATGAGCTGGATGAAGCCGATGCCCTCGGCGCTGCCGAGCAGATTCGACCGCGGCACCCGGACATTGTCGAAGAACAGTTCGCAGGTGTCCTGGCCGTGCTGGCCGATCTTCTCCAGATTGCGGCCGCGCCGGAAGCCCTCGCTGGAGGTCTCCACCAGGATGAGCGAGACGGTGTCCGCGCCCTTGCCCTCGGAGGTCTTACAGGCCACGATCACCAGATCGGCCAGATAGCCGTTGGTGATGAAGGTCTTGGCGCCGTTCAGGACGTAATCGTCGCCATCCTTGACCGCCTTGGTCTTGATGCCCTGCAGGTCCGAGCCGGTACCGGGTTCGGTCATCGCGATCGCGCCGACGACCTCACCGGATGCCATGCGCGGCAACCAATTCCGCTTCTGCTCATCGGTGCCGTACGCGTTCAGATAATGTGCGACGATCCCGCTGTGCACCGGATTCCCGAGGCTGGGGGACAGGCCGCGCACCTGTTCGGTGAGCACCACGGCCTCATGCGCGAAGGTGCCGCCGCCACCGCCGTACTCCTCCGGAATGCTCAGGCACAGCAGACCCAATTCGCCCGCACGGTTCCAGATTTCGCGGTCGACATGGTGCTGGCGGGCCCACCGGTCCTCATTGGGGGCGCATTCCTTCTCGAAGAACTTGCGCGCTAGATCGGACAGCGCGTCCAGGTCCTCGTCCATCCACGGCGAGCGGTGCAGGGCCACGAGTGAACTCCTCTGTTCTAATCGGCTCTGCCGTGACGGTAAGGCGATTCGCGGTCCGCGCCTATGACCGCCTCGCTCGACTTCTTGACCGGAACGCTCAGCGCGACGATTCAGCGCTGATACGAGCCGGGCGCGCTCCCGGTCCAGCGGCGGAAGGCGCGCGAGAAGGCGCTCGGTTCGGAGAAGCCGAGCCGGCGGGACAGCGCGGTCACCGTCTCGTCACCGCGGACCAGGCTCGCGATGGCGGCATCGCGCAGAATCTGCTCGCGAATCTCCTTGAGCGAGGTGTGTTCGTCGCGCAGTT is a genomic window containing:
- a CDS encoding acyl-CoA dehydrogenase family protein; amino-acid sequence: MDEDLDALSDLARKFFEKECAPNEDRWARQHHVDREIWNRAGELGLLCLSIPEEYGGGGGTFAHEAVVLTEQVRGLSPSLGNPVHSGIVAHYLNAYGTDEQKRNWLPRMASGEVVGAIAMTEPGTGSDLQGIKTKAVKDGDDYVLNGAKTFITNGYLADLVIVACKTSEGKGADTVSLILVETSSEGFRRGRNLEKIGQHGQDTCELFFDNVRVPRSNLLGSAEGIGFIQLMQQLPQERLILAVIAAAAIEKTVEVTLAYTKEREAFGKPVFAFQNTQFTLAECDTIKSIAWSFTDDCVNKHLRGELDVPTAAKAKWWLTEQQCKVADECLQLFGGYGYMAEYPISRMYADARIQKIYGGTNEIMKLIIGRTL